The following are from one region of the Amedibacterium intestinale genome:
- the deoC gene encoding deoxyribose-phosphate aldolase — translation MKLNKYIDHTLLKADATQDKIETLCKEAKEYDFASVCVNTYWVPFCAKQLEGSDVKVCTVVGFPLGAMSSNAKAFETKDAIEHGASEIDMVLNIGEMKAGHYDVVRDDVKAVVEAAKGHCVKVILETCLLTKEEIVKACELCIEAGATFVKTSTGFSTRGATVEDVKLMKETVKDKCLVKAAGGVRCRADLDNMIEAGADRIGTSAGVALMQDKTNTSDY, via the coding sequence ATGAAACTTAACAAATATATTGATCACACATTATTAAAAGCAGATGCGACACAGGATAAAATCGAAACCTTATGTAAAGAAGCGAAAGAATATGATTTTGCTAGTGTATGTGTAAATACATATTGGGTACCATTTTGTGCAAAACAGCTGGAAGGCAGCGATGTAAAAGTATGTACTGTTGTAGGATTTCCTTTAGGAGCTATGAGTTCAAATGCAAAAGCTTTTGAAACAAAAGATGCTATTGAACATGGAGCTAGTGAAATTGACATGGTACTAAATATTGGTGAAATGAAAGCAGGACACTATGATGTGGTACGTGATGATGTGAAAGCTGTTGTAGAGGCGGCAAAAGGACATTGTGTAAAAGTTATTTTGGAAACATGTTTATTAACAAAAGAAGAAATTGTAAAAGCATGTGAACTTTGTATAGAAGCAGGTGCAACATTTGTAAAAACATCTACTGGTTTCTCTACAAGAGGTGCAACGGTTGAAGATGTTAAATTAATGAAAGAAACTGTAAAAGATAAATGTCTTGTAAAAGCAGCTGGTGGAGTACGCTGTCGTGCAGATCTTGATAACATGATTGAAGCAGGTGCCGATCGTATCGGTACAAGTGCTGGTGTTGCTTTGATGCAGGATAAAACAAATACATCTGATTACTAA
- the truA gene encoding tRNA pseudouridine(38-40) synthase TruA → MPRYKVTLSYDGSNYGGWQKQMNTHSIQEEIERTLERIVKEPVSIHASGRTDAGVHALAQVFHFDSNKNLSNENWKRALNSLLPKDIRIQQVETVSDTFHARFDAAGKRYDYLISEDVLNPFYERYMAKDRAHLDVAYMQECANVFIGTHDFTSFTSSKLDPRKPRIKTIHRLEVRKEKHAVRLIFEGNGFLRYMVRMISQTLIEAGKHKLTKEDIMQMLEAKDKHVCRYKADAQGLYLVKVNYKNQEE, encoded by the coding sequence ATGCCTAGATATAAAGTTACTTTGAGTTATGATGGCAGTAACTATGGTGGATGGCAAAAACAGATGAATACGCATTCTATACAGGAAGAAATAGAAAGAACGTTAGAAAGAATTGTAAAAGAACCAGTTAGCATCCATGCAAGCGGAAGAACGGATGCAGGTGTACATGCACTTGCACAAGTCTTTCATTTTGACAGTAATAAGAATCTATCAAATGAAAACTGGAAAAGAGCTTTAAATTCTTTATTACCAAAAGATATTCGTATTCAGCAGGTAGAAACTGTGTCGGATACATTTCATGCTCGTTTTGATGCAGCAGGAAAGCGTTATGATTATTTGATTAGCGAAGATGTATTGAATCCTTTTTATGAACGTTATATGGCAAAGGATCGTGCACATTTAGATGTAGCGTACATGCAGGAGTGTGCCAATGTATTTATCGGTACGCATGATTTTACAAGTTTTACAAGCAGTAAGTTAGATCCTAGAAAACCACGTATAAAAACGATTCATCGTTTAGAGGTTAGAAAAGAGAAACATGCAGTACGTTTAATTTTTGAAGGAAATGGATTTCTTCGCTATATGGTGCGTATGATTTCACAAACGTTAATAGAAGCAGGAAAACATAAACTTACAAAAGAAGATATTATGCAAATGCTGGAAGCCAAAGATAAACATGTATGTCGTTACAAGGCAGATGCACAAGGGTTATATCTGGTGAAAGTAAATTATAAAAACCAAGAAGAATAG
- a CDS encoding energy-coupling factor transporter ATPase, with protein sequence MAIRFKEVAHIYNPDSPFSYAALKNINLEIPEGKVTAIIGETGSGKSTLVQHLNALLLPSEGELEILDKKIIAKEKNKNLKELRKQVGLVFQFPEYQLFEETIEKDIAFGPKNFGIDEEEAHKIAKDMLDLVGLDESYLKRSPFDLSGGQKRRIAIAGILAMDPSVLVLDEPTAGLDPQGAKDMMQLFVRMNKEFHKTVLIVTHDMEHVLSYCDEVVVVKDGQIEKQCDVTTFFENLDLLQELRINPPAIIRLREELRKKGFSIDSSIVDIKELAKAVAKEVKTHE encoded by the coding sequence ATGGCAATCCGCTTTAAAGAAGTAGCACATATATACAATCCAGATTCTCCATTTTCCTATGCTGCTTTAAAAAATATAAATCTAGAAATTCCAGAAGGAAAAGTTACTGCAATTATTGGAGAAACAGGAAGTGGAAAATCTACTCTTGTACAGCATTTAAATGCGTTATTACTTCCAAGTGAAGGAGAATTGGAAATTCTAGATAAAAAGATTATAGCAAAAGAAAAAAATAAAAATTTAAAAGAATTAAGAAAACAGGTAGGACTTGTTTTTCAGTTTCCAGAATATCAGCTATTTGAAGAAACAATAGAAAAAGATATTGCTTTTGGTCCAAAAAACTTTGGAATTGATGAAGAAGAAGCTCATAAGATTGCAAAGGACATGCTGGATCTTGTAGGATTGGATGAAAGTTATTTAAAACGTTCACCATTTGATTTATCCGGTGGGCAAAAAAGAAGAATTGCGATTGCGGGAATTTTGGCAATGGATCCAAGTGTTTTAGTGTTAGATGAGCCAACTGCCGGTTTAGATCCGCAAGGAGCAAAAGATATGATGCAGCTGTTTGTTCGTATGAATAAAGAGTTTCATAAAACAGTATTAATCGTTACTCATGATATGGAACATGTTTTATCGTATTGTGATGAAGTCGTGGTAGTAAAAGATGGACAGATTGAAAAGCAATGCGATGTAACAACATTTTTTGAGAATTTAGATTTATTGCAAGAATTACGTATTAATCCTCCTGCAATTATTCGTTTAAGAGAAGAACTGCGAAAAAAAGGATTTTCGATTGATTCCTCTATAGTAGATATAAAAGAACTGGCAAAAGCAGTAGCAAAAGAGGTGAAAACGCATGAATAA
- a CDS encoding AAA family ATPase — protein sequence MRKTELILQEVQKAVVGKDEQAKKILMTMLAKGHVLLEDIPGVGKTTMAAAFAKAMQLETKRIQFTVDVLPSDVVGFSMIDAKSGELQFHKGAVFCNIFLADEINRTSSKTQAALLEVMEEGQVTIDGYTQKVPSPFTVIATQNPFGSAGTQLLPESQLDRFTICLHMGYPTQEEEVEILKRKQTPASYEVQPVISACDMLEMQKECEQVYIHEHLLIYIVELLNATRNHASIYQGASPRAGISLVNMAKASAYLNGRDYVVPKDIVYVFQDVIAHRIHIKQDNGNIQKKTQILNEILLSITPPKAEKSK from the coding sequence ATGAGAAAAACAGAGTTGATTTTACAAGAAGTACAAAAAGCTGTTGTAGGAAAAGATGAACAAGCAAAAAAAATCTTAATGACGATGCTTGCGAAAGGACATGTTCTTTTGGAAGATATTCCAGGTGTTGGAAAAACAACGATGGCGGCAGCATTTGCGAAAGCAATGCAGCTAGAAACGAAAAGGATACAGTTTACAGTAGATGTATTGCCTAGTGATGTTGTGGGATTTTCTATGATAGATGCGAAAAGTGGAGAATTGCAATTCCATAAAGGAGCTGTGTTTTGTAATATATTTTTAGCAGATGAAATCAATCGAACTTCCAGCAAGACACAGGCAGCGTTATTAGAAGTAATGGAAGAAGGCCAGGTAACGATAGATGGCTACACACAAAAGGTGCCTTCTCCTTTTACGGTCATTGCGACGCAAAATCCATTTGGTTCAGCAGGAACACAATTGCTTCCAGAAAGCCAATTGGATCGTTTTACTATCTGTTTACATATGGGATATCCCACACAAGAGGAAGAAGTGGAAATATTAAAAAGAAAACAAACACCTGCTTCTTATGAAGTGCAGCCAGTGATTAGTGCTTGTGATATGCTGGAAATGCAGAAAGAATGTGAACAAGTATACATTCATGAACATTTATTGATTTATATCGTAGAATTGTTGAATGCGACAAGAAATCATGCATCTATTTATCAGGGGGCTAGTCCTCGTGCTGGAATTTCTCTTGTAAATATGGCAAAAGCAAGTGCGTATTTAAATGGAAGAGACTATGTTGTTCCTAAAGATATTGTGTATGTATTCCAAGATGTCATAGCGCATCGTATTCATATTAAGCAGGATAATGGAAATATACAAAAGAAGACGCAGATATTAAATGAAATATTACTTTCCATTACTCCTCCAAAAGCGGAGAAATCAAAATGA
- a CDS encoding thioesterase family protein: MKEIQVNHVHTKEIVVDESMLACKVGSGIVSVYATPMMIAAMEGCAVECLNPFLEEGETSVGVMMNTTHDAATPAGMKVYVTAEITAVDRKKVSFKITAKDEKDTIGIAAHDRFIVNKEKFEAKAQAKLEK, encoded by the coding sequence ATGAAAGAAATTCAAGTAAATCATGTTCACACAAAAGAAATCGTTGTAGATGAAAGTATGCTGGCATGCAAAGTGGGAAGCGGTATTGTTTCTGTTTATGCTACACCAATGATGATTGCGGCAATGGAAGGCTGTGCGGTAGAATGCTTAAATCCTTTTCTAGAAGAAGGAGAAACAAGTGTTGGTGTTATGATGAATACTACACATGATGCTGCTACACCTGCTGGCATGAAAGTTTATGTTACTGCAGAAATCACTGCGGTAGACCGCAAAAAAGTATCTTTTAAAATTACTGCCAAAGATGAAAAAGATACAATTGGAATTGCTGCACATGATCGCTTTATCGTAAACAAAGAAAAATTTGAAGCGAAAGCACAAGCAAAATTAGAAAAATAA
- a CDS encoding helix-turn-helix domain-containing protein, giving the protein MDKRIGTYIRKARIEKSYSQEGLCKGICAVSYLSKIELGQVHASQEIIQMLFQRLDLYYETDSAYLKEVKQSIEECYHLLFHAFDISKLKEKVLNLKKNEKRLSSSPFFLDFYLLENISILMKKDIPSLQTVQEESIQNSLHSLEEYIETMDQRQYELYTLSNALLYEKEELFEKVVKLNPCAFYTDVYGSWLFIKGKYVRAVELLQRAYDNALQEGSLYLALDAKFSQGMCR; this is encoded by the coding sequence ATGGATAAACGCATAGGAACATATATTCGTAAAGCACGTATTGAAAAGTCATATTCACAGGAAGGATTGTGTAAAGGGATTTGTGCAGTATCTTATTTATCAAAAATTGAACTTGGACAAGTACATGCATCACAGGAAATCATTCAAATGCTTTTTCAGCGTTTAGATTTATATTATGAAACAGATTCGGCATATTTAAAAGAAGTAAAACAGAGTATAGAGGAATGTTATCATCTTCTTTTTCATGCATTTGATATAAGTAAGTTGAAAGAAAAAGTTTTAAATTTAAAGAAAAATGAAAAACGACTTTCTTCTTCTCCTTTCTTTTTAGATTTCTATTTATTAGAGAATATAAGTATTCTTATGAAAAAAGATATTCCATCTTTACAAACAGTTCAAGAAGAATCCATACAAAACAGTCTTCATTCGTTAGAAGAATATATAGAAACTATGGATCAGCGCCAGTATGAATTGTATACTTTATCAAATGCGCTTTTGTATGAGAAAGAAGAATTATTTGAAAAAGTAGTAAAATTAAATCCCTGTGCTTTTTATACAGATGTTTATGGTTCCTGGCTGTTTATAAAGGGCAAGTATGTACGTGCAGTGGAACTTCTTCAAAGAGCCTATGATAATGCTTTACAGGAAGGAAGCTTGTATTTGGCATTAGATGCAAAGTTTTCTCAAGGTATGTGTAGATGA
- a CDS encoding transglutaminase-like domain-containing protein, whose protein sequence is MKQLNRADYILYFVSLFLPFLHFLTVFPIMNLYLPFFVVGIICSVVYVEVKKRYFLRKLPFFIILIIFLFFLLNISWVKTSIFYIYNQITTVYAQTSTYTFEQFPIPANTGVETGVFFLLVSIFLLEMIILYHCIFEESHLFTVFLCTFLFFFPSLLYSPPIPWILTIGLFILWGYLLFISFYKKRQKTSDTKAELRIFLYIASCIVVVCVSLFTLLPPQYYQISAIKSGLRANLVDVLYRSSYSLLNGKEKEGEVDLNLAGNRHYTGAVQFTVEREKSEALYLKTLSSAFYNDNAWTVLTQESYAQGKHIKWNQIRTWMNVYTNQIQQEDDEKIIIHDTRKNRQYALEPYNLSSIQQESGIYYDAYMTLPKEKKDYSYEVWDVASLTDNSYFDSEEGNAYINFVYDHYLQIPSELEEIFDNTLYLEHFQTPLECINYVKAYLSKNYSYTLSPGYPPKNQDFITWFLTQSHRGYCVHFASAATMMLRYYGIPARYVEGYRIDAYTPDYKGTARDSDAHAWVEIFTRDKGWIPVEVTPGFRNADEDYTVPSTIEDPSTQPNTDVQNTPNENPQREQNNTQNENFQTLINEQGNRNTNTQTTLNIHIPKYVYIMISIFGVLVLVYGQRKIRYYRKKKKMMNSDRKQAAIALMQYYEALCCFGAQEQEVIHTLYEKAIYSRQGLDESEFHQLTSFIQEEKNKLMHRMKKRAKFKLRYIKALD, encoded by the coding sequence ATGAAACAGCTAAATAGAGCTGATTATATCTTATATTTTGTATCTTTATTTCTTCCTTTTCTTCATTTTTTAACTGTTTTTCCAATCATGAATCTTTACTTGCCGTTTTTTGTTGTAGGGATTATTTGTTCTGTTGTATATGTAGAAGTAAAGAAAAGATATTTCCTGCGTAAATTGCCATTTTTTATAATACTTATTATCTTCCTTTTCTTTCTTCTTAATATTTCCTGGGTGAAAACTTCTATATTTTATATTTATAATCAAATTACGACTGTGTATGCACAGACTTCAACCTATACCTTTGAGCAGTTTCCCATTCCAGCAAATACTGGTGTTGAGACAGGTGTGTTTTTTCTTTTGGTAAGTATCTTTCTGCTGGAAATGATCATTCTGTATCATTGTATTTTTGAAGAAAGTCATTTATTTACTGTTTTCCTATGTACATTTCTATTCTTTTTTCCATCTTTATTATATAGTCCGCCAATCCCCTGGATATTAACGATAGGATTGTTTATTTTATGGGGATATCTTTTGTTTATCTCTTTTTATAAAAAAAGACAGAAGACTTCAGATACAAAAGCAGAGTTGCGTATCTTTTTGTACATTGCAAGCTGCATAGTCGTTGTTTGTGTAAGTCTATTTACACTGCTTCCACCGCAATATTATCAAATTAGTGCTATAAAATCAGGTCTGCGGGCAAACTTGGTTGATGTATTGTATAGAAGTTCCTATAGTCTTTTGAATGGTAAAGAAAAAGAAGGAGAGGTGGATCTTAATCTTGCCGGAAATCGTCATTATACAGGTGCAGTACAGTTTACAGTAGAAAGAGAAAAATCAGAAGCATTATATTTAAAAACCTTAAGCAGTGCTTTCTATAATGATAATGCATGGACGGTTTTAACACAGGAAAGCTATGCGCAAGGGAAACATATTAAATGGAATCAGATTCGTACATGGATGAATGTTTATACAAATCAAATACAACAAGAGGATGATGAGAAGATTATCATTCATGATACAAGAAAAAACAGACAGTATGCATTGGAACCTTATAATCTATCCAGTATACAGCAGGAATCAGGAATTTATTATGATGCATACATGACGCTTCCTAAAGAGAAAAAAGATTATTCTTATGAAGTATGGGATGTTGCTTCTTTAACAGATAACAGCTATTTTGATTCAGAGGAAGGAAATGCCTATATAAATTTTGTATATGATCATTACTTGCAGATACCATCTGAGTTAGAAGAAATATTTGATAATACATTGTATCTAGAGCACTTTCAAACTCCTCTTGAGTGTATCAATTATGTGAAAGCGTATCTTTCGAAAAATTATAGTTATACCTTAAGTCCAGGTTATCCGCCAAAGAATCAAGATTTTATTACCTGGTTTCTTACACAGAGTCATAGGGGATATTGTGTGCATTTTGCAAGTGCAGCAACAATGATGCTTCGCTACTATGGAATACCTGCTCGTTATGTAGAAGGGTATCGCATAGATGCTTATACACCTGATTATAAAGGAACTGCAAGAGATAGCGATGCTCATGCATGGGTAGAAATATTTACTCGTGATAAAGGATGGATACCTGTAGAAGTTACTCCTGGTTTTCGAAATGCTGATGAAGATTATACAGTTCCTTCTACCATAGAAGATCCTTCCACACAACCAAATACAGATGTACAAAATACGCCTAATGAAAATCCGCAAAGAGAGCAGAATAATACGCAAAATGAAAACTTTCAAACGTTGATTAATGAGCAGGGAAATAGAAATACAAACACACAGACAACATTAAATATACATATTCCTAAGTATGTTTATATTATGATAAGTATTTTTGGTGTACTTGTTCTTGTTTATGGACAAAGAAAGATACGTTATTACAGGAAGAAAAAGAAAATGATGAATTCTGATAGAAAACAGGCAGCTATTGCCTTGATGCAGTATTATGAAGCACTTTGTTGTTTTGGTGCACAGGAGCAGGAAGTAATTCATACCTTATATGAAAAAGCAATATATTCTCGTCAAGGATTAGATGAGAGTGAATTTCATCAATTAACATCATTCATACAAGAAGAAAAGAATAAACTAATGCATAGAATGAAAAAACGTGCAAAATTCAAACTGCGATACATAAAAGCACTGGATTAA
- a CDS encoding energy-coupling factor transporter ATPase, whose translation MDKIHVENLTFSYDKEKNAVENVSFSIKEGSYTTIIGHNGSGKSTIAKLLIGLLEKDHGNIFVDGEELTYESLFHIRNKVGIVFQNPDNQFIGATVADDIAFGLENHQVPTEKMQSIIEEYAKKVKMTRYLQSEPTRLSGGQKQRVAIAGVLAMQPSIIIFDESTSMLDPQGKAEINELIQQIHKDSKITMVSITHDIEEVSKSDHVIVMDKGHVVMEGKPEEILVKEKELLNLHLDIPFALKFVNALKEEQVELSPCITMERVVEELWQSALKK comes from the coding sequence GTGGATAAAATTCATGTGGAAAATTTAACCTTCTCTTATGATAAGGAAAAGAATGCAGTGGAAAATGTATCCTTTTCTATTAAAGAAGGAAGCTATACGACGATTATTGGACATAATGGAAGTGGCAAAAGTACCATTGCGAAACTTCTGATTGGATTATTGGAAAAAGATCATGGAAATATTTTTGTAGATGGAGAAGAATTAACATATGAATCTTTATTCCATATACGAAATAAAGTTGGTATTGTTTTTCAAAATCCAGATAACCAATTTATTGGTGCTACTGTAGCTGATGATATTGCATTCGGATTAGAAAATCATCAAGTTCCTACAGAGAAGATGCAATCCATTATTGAAGAATATGCCAAGAAAGTAAAAATGACTCGTTATTTACAAAGTGAGCCAACTAGATTATCCGGTGGGCAAAAACAGCGTGTTGCCATTGCAGGTGTATTGGCAATGCAGCCATCTATTATTATTTTTGATGAATCTACAAGTATGCTGGATCCACAGGGAAAAGCAGAAATTAATGAACTAATTCAGCAAATTCATAAAGACAGTAAGATAACAATGGTTTCTATAACACATGATATTGAAGAAGTTAGCAAATCAGATCATGTTATTGTTATGGATAAGGGACATGTTGTTATGGAAGGGAAACCTGAAGAAATATTAGTAAAAGAAAAGGAACTTCTGAATTTACATCTGGATATTCCATTTGCCTTAAAGTTTGTAAATGCATTAAAAGAAGAACAGGTGGAACTTTCTCCATGTATAACTATGGAAAGGGTGGTAGAGGAATTATGGCAATCCGCTTTAAAGAAGTAG
- a CDS encoding DUF58 domain-containing protein encodes MIRYRIGYLFILLPIGICNLFFGGYIFLLVLILLLSFPLFSFLAMRIQISSIKLAFLYQNHQFMIRSGNFKLFPLINLQIPIILENSFTGEKQKHNYWLFSGSKEKIILEDDQTAIGNYILRIEGYEGYDMLGLFKKRFSCQQQQTFMIKPDLLPTNLIVQIENAGEKENGWINSNHSGYMEDKHEVREYIPGDKLNRIHHKLSYKLSKTMVREFVSVEREEIDVFVDLSGTIEECIYAFSCFKDLALFFLKQEQSIRCFWQSQMEMPSFEITQEEDIARCIEEMLMNPKPQEFYLPHIDGIAWVVNGEGVTSLKGGNVYETAK; translated from the coding sequence ATGATTCGATATAGAATAGGTTATCTGTTCATATTGCTTCCTATAGGAATATGTAACCTTTTCTTTGGTGGTTATATCTTCCTTTTAGTATTAATCCTTTTGCTTTCATTTCCTCTTTTTTCTTTTCTGGCAATGCGTATACAGATTTCTTCTATTAAGCTTGCTTTTTTATACCAGAATCATCAGTTTATGATTCGTAGTGGAAATTTCAAATTATTTCCACTTATCAATCTGCAGATTCCAATTATATTGGAAAATTCTTTTACTGGGGAAAAGCAGAAGCATAATTACTGGCTTTTTAGTGGCAGTAAAGAAAAAATCATACTTGAAGATGATCAAACTGCGATTGGAAATTATATTTTACGTATTGAAGGATATGAAGGGTATGATATGCTTGGTTTGTTTAAAAAACGTTTTTCCTGTCAACAGCAGCAGACATTTATGATAAAACCTGATTTACTTCCTACAAATCTTATTGTACAGATAGAAAATGCAGGAGAAAAAGAAAATGGCTGGATAAATTCCAATCACAGTGGTTATATGGAAGATAAACATGAAGTACGTGAATATATACCGGGAGACAAGCTTAATAGAATTCATCATAAGTTAAGCTATAAACTATCAAAAACAATGGTAAGAGAATTTGTGTCTGTAGAAAGGGAAGAAATTGATGTATTTGTTGATTTAAGTGGAACCATTGAAGAATGTATTTATGCATTTTCCTGTTTTAAAGATTTGGCTTTGTTCTTTTTAAAACAGGAACAATCCATTCGTTGTTTTTGGCAAAGTCAAATGGAAATGCCTAGTTTTGAAATAACGCAGGAAGAGGATATAGCAAGATGTATTGAAGAAATGTTAATGAATCCAAAACCGCAGGAATTTTACCTGCCGCATATAGATGGTATCGCATGGGTAGTAAATGGAGAAGGAGTTACATCACTTAAAGGAGGGAATGTATATGAAACAGCTAAATAG
- a CDS encoding energy-coupling factor transporter transmembrane component T family protein, which translates to MNNIALGKYLPLDSVIHKLDPRAKICAMLLVMIAIFIPTGYIGYAVIGLLVLAVALSAKLKINFLWRAMKPMLFMLVFLLVINLMVVRSGTLLFTIFGWEIYSDAISQTLYIVIRLALMIMITTILTATTKPLELTLGIEDLLKPFQKIHVPAHEIAMMISIALRFIPTLIEETQRIMKAQASRGVDMEEGKLMEKIRAILSLIVPLFVSAFQRAEDLAYAMEARGYVPNQPRTRYKQLKMQGKDYILLIGSMLLLAGMIVLCFYA; encoded by the coding sequence ATGAATAATATTGCATTAGGTAAATATCTGCCATTAGATTCTGTTATTCATAAATTGGATCCAAGAGCAAAAATTTGTGCAATGCTTTTGGTTATGATTGCGATATTTATTCCTACTGGATATATTGGATATGCTGTAATTGGATTATTGGTATTAGCAGTTGCACTTAGTGCAAAATTAAAAATTAATTTTTTATGGAGAGCAATGAAACCAATGCTGTTTATGCTGGTATTTCTTTTGGTTATTAATTTAATGGTTGTGCGAAGTGGAACCTTATTATTTACAATTTTTGGATGGGAAATTTACAGTGATGCTATTTCTCAGACTTTGTATATCGTTATTCGTTTGGCGTTAATGATTATGATTACCACAATTTTAACTGCAACAACAAAACCACTTGAGCTAACGTTAGGAATTGAAGATTTATTAAAACCATTTCAAAAGATTCATGTACCGGCACATGAAATAGCAATGATGATTTCTATTGCATTGCGTTTTATTCCAACATTGATTGAAGAAACACAACGTATTATGAAGGCACAGGCATCTCGCGGTGTTGATATGGAAGAAGGAAAATTAATGGAAAAAATCAGAGCTATCTTGTCTTTGATCGTTCCATTATTTGTATCTGCTTTTCAAAGAGCAGAAGATTTAGCATATGCTATGGAAGCTAGAGGATATGTGCCAAATCAGCCAAGAACACGTTATAAACAGTTAAAAATGCAGGGGAAAGATTATATCCTGTTAATAGGAAGCATGCTTCTTTTAGCAGGTATGATCGTATTATGTTTTTATGCCTAG
- a CDS encoding MFS transporter, giving the protein MKQKQTLWTKNFTIITLGTIISCIGGVAMNFALSFVVFDNSKSTLLMGIFSAISMIPTVILPIVISPYLDRFKRKPVIVGLDFLNGLLYLCFGFFILKAGFDFQIYLLFSFSTSAIGTIYQQAYTSYYPNLIPKGFAQKGYTVSSMIYPSVSVLITPVAAFLYKQYGMAFIVFLEGISLLVASLFESRIDYVEEVHGEGKFNWNAYKNNFLEGIRFLKKEKGLQKIYMYMPITQGISEGTSSLVIAYFQTTPALGISMYSMFTVVEFIGRTMGGIVHYKVEIPKEKRFMISMLVYYSYAVMDAVLLFSAYPLMLVNRAVCGFLGINSATLRESSVQNYIPDENRAKLNAFFNVAYSMVSIVFRLLVGALGEVMDYRICLAIFALFQICCCYWIMQRNKECIKPIYNQTY; this is encoded by the coding sequence TTGAAGCAGAAACAAACGTTATGGACAAAAAACTTCACAATTATAACTTTAGGTACGATTATTAGCTGTATTGGCGGAGTAGCCATGAATTTCGCATTGTCTTTTGTTGTTTTTGACAACAGTAAATCAACACTTTTAATGGGCATATTTTCTGCCATATCCATGATCCCTACTGTCATCCTTCCCATTGTCATTTCTCCTTATCTTGATCGTTTTAAACGAAAACCCGTTATTGTAGGACTGGATTTTTTAAATGGTTTATTATATTTATGTTTTGGGTTCTTCATTTTAAAAGCTGGGTTTGATTTTCAAATTTATTTGTTGTTTTCTTTTAGTACTTCTGCAATTGGAACTATTTATCAACAAGCTTATACAAGTTATTATCCCAACTTGATACCAAAAGGTTTTGCACAGAAAGGATATACAGTTTCCTCTATGATTTATCCAAGTGTTTCGGTATTGATAACTCCTGTGGCAGCATTTTTGTATAAGCAATATGGAATGGCGTTTATTGTTTTTTTAGAAGGGATATCTTTGCTGGTTGCATCTTTATTTGAATCCCGTATTGATTATGTGGAAGAAGTACATGGCGAAGGAAAATTTAATTGGAATGCCTATAAGAATAATTTTTTAGAGGGTATTCGATTTTTGAAGAAGGAAAAAGGACTTCAAAAGATTTATATGTATATGCCAATTACACAAGGAATTAGTGAGGGTACCTCTTCTTTGGTTATTGCCTATTTTCAAACAACGCCAGCTTTGGGAATTTCGATGTACTCCATGTTTACGGTTGTTGAATTTATAGGAAGAACTATGGGAGGAATTGTTCATTATAAAGTGGAAATACCAAAGGAAAAGCGTTTCATGATTTCTATGCTTGTCTATTATTCGTATGCTGTTATGGATGCTGTTTTACTATTTAGTGCCTATCCGCTTATGCTTGTAAATCGTGCAGTATGCGGTTTTCTTGGTATCAATTCAGCGACTCTTCGAGAAAGCAGCGTACAAAATTATATTCCAGATGAAAATCGCGCAAAACTAAATGCTTTCTTTAATGTAGCTTATTCCATGGTATCAATTGTTTTTCGCTTGCTGGTTGGTGCACTAGGGGAAGTAATGGATTATCGAATTTGTCTTGCGATATTTGCATTATTTCAAATATGCTGTTGTTACTGGATCATGCAGCGAAATAAAGAGTGTATCAAGCCTATTTATAACCAAACTTACTAA